One Candidatus Methanomethylicota archaeon genomic window, GTTTTCATCAAGTTAAAGCATCCTCAAGGTTCAAATATCTATCTTCTAGTTGAAGTGAAAACGGGTAGGGCGGGGAGAAGTGAGCTGGAGCAACTTAAAAGTTATGTAAGAGAGTTTGGGAATGAGTGTAGGGGAGGCATACTGATAGCGAAGGAATTCTCCAAGAAAAACATAAAGACAAATCGCAACATCTTATTGATTAAGTATGGATTCGAGCAGATAAGCAAAGATGA contains:
- a CDS encoding endonuclease NucS produces the protein MSNFNISLPESEFEILGEKALPEGFVDVFIKLKHPQGSNIYLLVEVKTGRAGRSELEQLKSYVREFGNECRGGILIAKEFSKKNIKTNRNILLIKYGFEQISKD